The genomic region taaaatcaaaaacaaaaacccctgcCCTTGAAAAAGTGAATTCTAACAAGGGAGCCTCATAAGACATCCAGGCTTCAGAAATTGTTGCTGTGTCCTGTGACAGGTAGCCCCTAACTTCCAACATGTTTATAGTTCTTATAGTTCTGATGGTAgcttaggccaaaaaaaaaaagaatcttagagTCATTCTTgactcctccctttctctcttgcttcttGTCAACTAGCAGTAAACCCTGTGactttgatatttaaaatatattcatggcCTGATCGCTACAGCTGTTGCTGGCTCAGCCTCGTCATTTCTTGATGGATGACTGTGGCTACCACGAGAGGATGCCTCACAGACCTCCATGGGTAAGAGTGGAATTGACCAAGGGCCCAGCTGCGGTACCCCGCAATCCACTCCCAGACCTCTCCTGGGCTGCACCCTGCCAGGACCTGAGAGTGTTGGAGAAAGTAAGGCAGACCCCTTCCTAGGAGACCTGGGCTCCCCGAGAGTCCTGACAACGTTCCTTAGACTCCACGGTGGTCTACATGCTCCCACCAACTCTGTACTCTGTCTTCCTCCCTCGCTCCAAGTACCTCGGTCTGAGGGCAATCACATTCTTTTGAGGCTCCCTCCCTACTTTTTCTGCACAAGAGCATTCCCTTAAGAAAATCTTTGCATGTATAATTCCATTGAATCCTTGGGATCTGCCTCTCCATGGAATCAGACAAAAACAACTGCatcacctcctccctctcccctgttCCCACCCTTTAGACAAGAGCCAGAGAGACTGTGCAAACCCCAGTCTaatcctctctctcctctgctcagAGCCTTTTGTAGCTCAAGTGTCCTCACGACGGCCCCGCACCCTCCCAGCTTCTTCTGTTCCATTCTCGCTATAATTTATCTCTCCAGTCATCTTGGCCTCTGGGCATTCCTCTGACAGGCCAAGCAAGTCCCACCTCCCCAGCCTTGGAACTCACTTCCCTTGGTCACCTGCACAGCTCTCTCCCTACCTCCTGCTGCACACATACCGCCTACTCCAGGAAGCCTCTCCTGACCACCCCAGCCAGGACTGCAACACCTCTCCGGCTTCCCAGCCTTGCCTGTCTTTCTCACTGCCTCTAGTCCCATCTGACACAGCATGGATTTCCCCTTGTTCAGCTGTGTATAGTCTGTCTCCCCCGACTAGAACATAAAGCTCCGTGAGGGTGGCCTTGTCCCCTGCTCAGACATGCCTGTCACAGAGCAGGTGTTCGATAATTATGGGATGAGTGGCTGGAAGCAAGAACTTCagcaagggagagaggaggaaggaggagaagatcCAAGCTAGGGACGACTCACAGCTAATGTTCAACTTCAGGGGTTCACTCCGTGCCTGGCTGCCCCAGTTCCAGACCTCGCACGCATAGGGCCCTGTGTCATTCCGCCGAAGGCCGTGGATGATCAGGTCCCTGTTGTCGGGCGCCAGGTGCTCGCTGGACTGGAGGAGCTGGTCCCCCAGGAACCACCGGACTCCAACTCCCTCATGGGTGGTCTGGCAGGTCAGGACCACAGAGCTGGTGTCCTCCACGAGAGTCCGGTTTGGGGCCATGACGTAAGGCTTGGTCACTCTTTCTGGAAACACAGAGAGAGATGGGACAGGGTCCAGGGACACCCTATGCCAGTCTCCTGCCCATATGGggcccacaggatttcccagggatgtgtgtttatgtggtgtgtggtgtgtgtgtgtgtgctttgcatATGACTGTGCTGTGTGGGTGGTCTTTTGTGTATGAGCGTGTGTTGTGTGACAATTATGTTACAGGTTTTGTGTGCATGGAGGGTGTGGTATACGGGTGagttttgtgtgtgagtgtgtgcttggTGTCTATTTagttttgcctgtgctgggtttttgttgctgcatgagggctttctctagttgtgctgtgtGGGGCCTgttctgtagttgcagtgcgtgggcttctcactgtggtggcttctctcgttgtggagcacgggctctagggcgtgcgggctcagtagctgtggtacacagACTTAGGAGCTCcctggcatgagggatcttcccagaccaaggactgaacccttgtctcctgcattggccactggacttaaccactggaccatcagagaagtcccttttGTGTCCATCtacatgtgtgtgttgtgtatacaCGTATTGTGAGTGTGAGGTATGGCAGTGTGTatatcatacatacacacatatacacacacacacacgtactttGTGTGCAAGTGGGTATatgttgtgtgtatgtatctCTGTACATGAGTATATGCTATGTGTCTGTGGGAATGTATGTGTTCTGTGTATATGCTCTACTGTGTATTCACAAGCACCGCACATGTAGCACATACCTACATGCTTGGTATATCACTACCATGTGTGAAGTGCAGTTACGTACTGTGTGTGTTCTGCATGTGTGGAGGGTGTTAAATGTGTGGTGTGGGGGGTGTTTTCTGTGTTGGACATGAGGATGTGGAGTGTCTGTGATATGTGTTGTGGGTGTCTGTTGTGTGCATATTATGTTTCGTGTGTATACGTGTTTTATGAGAGAATATGTTGTGTGTCTGTGGTATCGTTTGTCGCATATTTgagatgtgtgtctgtgttttgtAAGTATTGTGTATGTGCTCTGCCTGTGTGTGAGTACGTTTCTGTACATGCCGTGGGCTTTATGTGTGCATAGGTGTGTGTGATGCGTTACGTCCCGTGTGTTTCATGTATTGTGTGTCTGTTGGGTACATGTTatatgtcttgtgtgtgtgtattatgtgCTTTTGTATGCTGTGTCTATGTGTTGCGTGTGAGTTGTGTGTGTTGTATGTGAGTTGTATGTGTCTGTggtgcacatgtgtgtatctgCGATGCATGcatgactgtttctttttttttggccatgtcatgcggcatgaggaatcttagttccccaaccgggaatcaaacccaggcccctgcactgggagcacagtcttaaccaccagaacACCAGAATCCCCTGCATGTGTgattgttatgtgtgtgtgtccacgtgTGTATGGGGATGTATGAGTGCTGTGTTAGTGTTTGTATGTTTAGAGAATCGCCTCCCACACTTCATGAGAATTAAGTGACAGACATCCCACAGAGAGCCTCCAAAGCCTTGTGGAGGATGTGCCAACAAGGACCCAGGTCCTCCCTGTGCCCAGAGCCACAATCTGCCACGAGCCACAAGGGCAAGCCCCGCTCCACTACGTCCTCCTCAAGCTCCAGGACGTCAGTGCAGCCCTGATTCTCAGAGACACAAAGGAGAGGAATGGGGGAAAGAGACTCACCAAGGACGCGGACTTTGACAGCATCCCTGAGGGACTTCTGGGCGGCAGCATTGGACACCAAGCACGCGTAGGTGCCCTCGTGTTCCTTGGACACGGCAGGGATGGTAACATTGCTCATGTTGAAGAACAAGCTCCAAGTGATGGGCTTGGAGTCATTGGAGAAAAACCATGAATATGAAGCTTGTGGGTAAGACTCAGTTTCTGCTGAGAAGGTCACACTGGAGCCCTCCATCACCTCAACTGTGTCCCCGTTGGGTACACCAGGCTCCACCTTGATCGTGACTGAGTCAGGGCCATCTGGAAGGACAAGAACAATTgtagcagcaacaacagcatcaGTGAGAGAGCTCTCTTGGGGGACCCAGCCATTCAATAAGCAGGaacttttctcttctctcccctcaAACTCTGGAACCATTACAAAGGAGGTGTTAGAGTCTGACAGTGAGGGTATGTCACATGCATCCCTGGGTAAGCCAGGATTGAAAGACACACCTAAAGCTTGccagcaagggacttccctggcagtccactggtcatgaatttgccttccaatgcagggatgcaggtttgatccctggtcggggaactaagatcccacatgccgtggggccaCTATGCCTGTGTTGCAATTACTGAACCcaagtgctctagagcctgtgccccacaacaagagaagcccgccTGTCACCCAgagcagtaaaaagaaaaacaatacataaaaaaacaaagcatgCTGACAATTGCTCTTTCCTCACGACTACCTAGGCAATATTTTGGATCAAACATTCGAAAGTTAAGGAGCTCGATTTTAGGCACGTCACGTTGGACGTTCCCAGGAGAATCCAACTAGAGATGTCAAACAGCTATGTGTCTGGAGTTCAAGGATGGACAAGTCTGCATTTGGATGGTATGTGAAGCTGTGAGACTAGATGAAATCACCGAGGAAGTGGGTGTTGCTGAGGGGCTGGGGAGAATGGAAAGGGACTCACAGTACACAATCAGGTAGGTAGGGTCACTGCTCTTCATCTGGAGGTCACCCCAAGCTTCACATTGGTACATCCCAGCATCCTTCCGCTGGACACTGAGGATGGTGAGGGTCTTGCCATCTGTGGACAGCTGTATGCGCTCCTGGGATGGCAGGGGCTGGTGGTTGAAGACCCAGTGGATGGTGATGTTGACGTCTGGGGTGTCACAGTAGAAGGTCACATTTTCCCTGTGCTCTATGACTATGCCCTGGCTGACTGAAATGGTGGGCTTGGCCAGAGATTCtacagagggagaaacagagtagggggagacagaagcagagacacAGGTGAAGGACAGACCAAGCAAAATACAGTCACAGAGGGACCCCGAGAAACAGGGAGGGGTTGGGGTTGCAGGCAGACACCCCTCAGCTCCATGACTGGCCGCCAATGCTGGACCTAGTTCTCATTCTAGGTGAGGTCTTGGGACCCTCGAGTCTCCTCTCCCCCAGTAAATGAGATGTTGCAAATAAAACAGACGGTCAGGGACATGACGGTGGGTCAATTATTATTGGCTGCAAAGAAGTCAAGCTTGTACTGGGGACAACAACCAGGTCCCTCTACCACTTCTTAGCCAATTTTCCCTAGCCCCAGCCAGAACAGCCACCCCTtcacaccccccgccccctctccAACACAACTGACTGGACCAGTTGTTGCCTGACTGGGCCAATCAGGTTTGTCCTGTTGGGACTTTGGGCATGGAACCCTGATGAGCAGTTGAGGGTGGAGATAGAGACCAGAATGAGAGCTTTGTTTTCTGTGCTCCTAATCTACCATGAGTCTGGGGTAACCAAGGGGCCCCAAATGTAGACGGAACAATATCCTCCTCACTTTGGATGACAGCATCACGGGAGATCTGGGCTGCAGCTGCCAAGCTCCACACGGTCAAAAGTGAGgctggagggagaaagaggaggcgTTCAGGGAGGAAGCTGCATTGGGGGGGTCCAGTTGTGGTCTTCCTAAGTGGAGGGAGGTCTGAGGTCATGAATGGGGCCCTCCACCCCTAGAGGCTTGACTTTTACTCACTACTTCCTGGCTATGTGACTTGAGGCATGTTTTGTTGTCGctgagcctcagttcccccagctataaa from Bos javanicus breed banteng chromosome 18, ARS-OSU_banteng_1.0, whole genome shotgun sequence harbors:
- the CEACAM20 gene encoding carcinoembryonic antigen-related cell adhesion molecule 20 isoform X1, producing MTSDLPPLRKTTTGPPQCSFLPERLLFLPPASLLTVWSLAAAAQISRDAVIQKSLAKPTISVSQGIVIEHRENVTFYCDTPDVNITIHWVFNHQPLPSQERIQLSTDGKTLTILSVQRKDAGMYQCEAWGDLQMKSSDPTYLIVYYGPDSVTIKVEPGVPNGDTVEVMEGSSVTFSAETESYPQASYSWFFSNDSKPITWSLFFNMSNVTIPAVSKEHEGTYACLVSNAAAQKSLRDAVKVRVLERVTKPYVMAPNRTLVEDTSSVVLTCQTTHEGVGVRWFLGDQLLQSSEHLAPDNRDLIIHGLRRNDTGPYACEVWNWGSQARSEPLKLNISYGPDRMYFTSGSETLADTTVSAELNSRLTLRCWAESQPDAEFNWTHDNTSVYKGQQLVIEALTWKHQGNYSCTASNSVTLLTCSASVMVSVIGHRSSLSVGAIVGITVGILAIVALAIGLGCFIHTGNAEGLSRRTTEDTAYENMTPTSEEGHPEELGRSWPMPVYANAPAIEGQIPVKKMLPVDPPEQLYEQLSPPTSHSRYSHGPRKPSSKLALDPLVPTPQKENAESNYEALVNPEHSIYCQINRST
- the CEACAM20 gene encoding carcinoembryonic antigen-related cell adhesion molecule 20 isoform X2, with amino-acid sequence MTSDLPPLRKTTTGPPQCSFLPERLLFLPPASLLTVWSLAAAAQISRDAVIQKSLAKPTISVSQGIVIEHRENVTFYCDTPDVNITIHWVFNHQPLPSQERIQLSTDGKTLTILSVQRKDAGMYQCEAWGDLQMKSSDPTYLIVYYGPDSVTIKVEPGVPNGDTVEVMEGSSVTFSAETESYPQASYSWFFSNDSKPITWSLFFNMSNVTIPAVSKEHEGTYACLVSNAAAQKSLRDAVKVRVLERVTKPYVMAPNRTLVEDTSSVVLTCQTTHEGVGVRWFLGDQLLQSSEHLAPDNRDLIIHGLRRNDTGPYACEVWNWGSQARSEPLKLNISYGPDRMYFTSGSETLADTTVSAELNSRLTLRCWAESQPDAEFNWTHDNTSVYKGQQLVIEALTWKHQGNYSCTASNSVTLLTCSASVMVSVIGHRSSLSVGAIVGITVGILAIVALAIGLGCFIHTGNAEGLSRRTTEDTAYENMTPTSEEGHPEELGRSWPMPVYANAPAIEGQIPVKKMLPVDPPEQLYELSPPTSHSRYSHGPRKPSSKLALDPLVPTPQKENAESNYEALVNPEHSIYCQINRST
- the CEACAM20 gene encoding carcinoembryonic antigen-related cell adhesion molecule 20 isoform X3, with the protein product MESPDLRGHRWAGILLSASLLTVWSLAAAAQISRDAVIQKSLAKPTISVSQGIVIEHRENVTFYCDTPDVNITIHWVFNHQPLPSQERIQLSTDGKTLTILSVQRKDAGMYQCEAWGDLQMKSSDPTYLIVYYGPDSVTIKVEPGVPNGDTVEVMEGSSVTFSAETESYPQASYSWFFSNDSKPITWSLFFNMSNVTIPAVSKEHEGTYACLVSNAAAQKSLRDAVKVRVLERVTKPYVMAPNRTLVEDTSSVVLTCQTTHEGVGVRWFLGDQLLQSSEHLAPDNRDLIIHGLRRNDTGPYACEVWNWGSQARSEPLKLNISYGPDRMYFTSGSETLADTTVSAELNSRLTLRCWAESQPDAEFNWTHDNTSVYKGQQLVIEALTWKHQGNYSCTASNSVTLLTCSASVMVSVIGHRSSLSVGAIVGITVGILAIVALAIGLGCFIHTGNAEGLSRRTTEDTAYENMTPTSEEGHPEELGRSWPMPVYANAPAIEGQIPVKKMLPVDPPEQLYEQLSPPTSHSRYSHGPRKPSSKLALDPLVPTPQKENAESNYEALVNPEHSIYCQINRST